A genome region from Cervus canadensis isolate Bull #8, Minnesota chromosome 10, ASM1932006v1, whole genome shotgun sequence includes the following:
- the PANK2 gene encoding pantothenate kinase 2, mitochondrial isoform X3 produces MTERLLSLLISFGNMMSKEKREAVSKEDLARATLITITNNIGSIARMCALNENINQVVFVGNFLRINTIAMRLLAYALDYWSKGQLKALFSEHEGYFGAVGALLELLKIP; encoded by the exons atgactgagcgacttctttcTCTGCTCATCAG CTTTGGAAACATGATGAGCAAGGAGAAGCGAGAGGCTGTGAGTAAAGAGGACCTTGCCAGAGCGACTTTGATCACCATCACCAACAACATTGGCTCAATAGCAAGAATGTGTGCCCTTAATGAA AACATTAACCAGGTGGTATTTGTTGGAAATTTCTTGAGAATTAATACGATCGCCATGCGGCTTTTGGCATATGCTTTGGATTATTGGTCCAAGGGACAGTTGAAAGCACTTTTTTCGGAACATGAG gGTTATTTTGGAGCTGTTGGAGCACTCCTTGAGCTATTGAAGATCCCCTGA
- the PANK2 gene encoding pantothenate kinase 2, mitochondrial isoform X2: MASRGDSTKVDKLVRDIYGGDYERFGLPGWAVASSFGNMMSKEKREAVSKEDLARATLITITNNIGSIARMCALNENINQVVFVGNFLRINTIAMRLLAYALDYWSKGQLKALFSEHEGYFGAVGALLELLKIP, translated from the exons ATGGCATCACGTGGAGATAGCACCAAAGTGGATAAACTAGTGCGAGACATTTATGGAGGGGACTATGAGAGGTTTGGACTGCCAGGCTGGGCTGTGGCTTCAAG CTTTGGAAACATGATGAGCAAGGAGAAGCGAGAGGCTGTGAGTAAAGAGGACCTTGCCAGAGCGACTTTGATCACCATCACCAACAACATTGGCTCAATAGCAAGAATGTGTGCCCTTAATGAA AACATTAACCAGGTGGTATTTGTTGGAAATTTCTTGAGAATTAATACGATCGCCATGCGGCTTTTGGCATATGCTTTGGATTATTGGTCCAAGGGACAGTTGAAAGCACTTTTTTCGGAACATGAG gGTTATTTTGGAGCTGTTGGAGCACTCCTTGAGCTATTGAAGATCCCCTGA